The Bos indicus x Bos taurus breed Angus x Brahman F1 hybrid chromosome 11, Bos_hybrid_MaternalHap_v2.0, whole genome shotgun sequence genome includes a region encoding these proteins:
- the ARRDC1 gene encoding arrestin domain-containing protein 1 isoform X3, with protein MGRVQLFEVRLNHGRVVYSPGEPLVGAVRVRLAAPLPFRAIRVTCTGSCRVSNKANDSAWVVEESYFNSALSLADKGSLPAGEHSFPFQFLLPATAPTSFEGPFGKIVHQVRATIDTPRFSKDHQCSRVFYILSPLNLNSIPDIEQPNVASTTKKFSYKLVKTGSVVLTASTDLRGYVVGQVLRLQADIENQSGKDTSPVVASLLQKVSYKARRWIYDVRTIAEVEGAGVKAWRRAQWQEQVLVPALPQSALPGCSLIHVDYYLQVSLKQPEAVVTLPVFIGNIAVNHVPLSPRPGPGLVVPSAPPQEEAEAVASGPHFFSDPVSLSTKSHSQQQQLHAALGSVPHGAPEPRPQDGSPAPHPLPPPLCISTGATVPYFAEGSGGPVPTSSTLILPPEYSSWGYPYEAPPSYEQSCGGVDPGLTPGS; from the exons ATGGGGCGGGTGCAGCTCTTCGAGGTCCGCCTGAACCACGGCCGCGTCGTCTACAGCCCGGGGGAACCGCTGGTGGGGGCCGTGCGCGTGCGCCTGGCGGCGCCGCTGCCCTTCCGAG CCATCCGCGTGACCTGCACGGGGTCCTGCAGGGTCTCCAACAAGGCCAACGACTCGGCCTGGGTGGTGGAGGAGAGCTACTTCAACAGTGCCCTGTCTCTGGCCGACAAGG GGAGCCTGCCTGCTGGAGAGCACAGCTTCCCCTTCCAGTTCCTGCTTCCTG CCACGGCTCCCACGTCCTTCGAGGGCCCTTTTGGGAAGATTGTACACCAGGTACGGGCCACCATCGACACACCACGTTTTTCCAAGGATCACCAGTGCAGCCGTGTCTTCTACATCTTGAGCCCCCTGAACCTGAACAGCATCCCAGACATCGAG CAACCCAATGTGGCCTCCACCACCAAGAAGTTCTCCTACAAGCTGGTGAAGACGGGCAGCGTGGTCCTCACGGCCAGCACCGACCTCCGAGGCTATGTGGTAGGGCAGGTGCTGAGGCTGCAGGCAGACATTGAGAACCAGTCAGGCAAGGACACCAGCCCGGTGGTGGCCAGTCTGCTGCAG AAAGTGTCCTACAAGGCCAGGCGCTGGATCTATGACGTGCGGACCATCGCCGAGGTGGAGGGAGCCGGCGTCAAGGCCTGGCGGCGGGCTCAGTGGCAAGAGCAGGTTCTGGTGCCCGCCCTGCCCCAGTCTGCCCTGCCGGGCTGTAGCCTCATCCACGTGGACTACTATCTGCAG GTCTCCCTGAAACAACCGGAAGCTGTCGTGACGCTGCCGGTCTTCATCGGCAACATCGCTGTGAACCATGTTCCATTGAGCCCCCGGCCAGGCCCCGGCCTGGTGGTGCCCTCAGCGCCACCCCAGGAGGAGGCGGAGGCTGTGGCCAGCGGCCCTCACTTCTTCTCGgatcctgtctctctctccaccaAGAGCCactcccagcagcagcagctgcatgcaGCCCTTGGCTCTGTGCCCCATGGTGCCCCAGAACCCCGTCCTCAGGATGGCAGCCCTGCCCCGCACCCTCTGCCACCTCCCTTGTGCATCTCCACAGGTGCCACCGTGCCCTACTTTGCAGAGGGTTCTGGAGGTCCGGTGCCCACCTCCAGCACCCTGATCCTCCCCCCAGAGTACAGCTCGTGGGGCTACCCCTATG AGGCCCCACCGTCCTATGAGCAGAGCTGTGGTGGTGTGGACCCTGGCTTGACCCCGGGGAGCTGA
- the ARRDC1 gene encoding arrestin domain-containing protein 1 isoform X1 translates to MPGRQQQPAPGSGDSLGSHPGPEVFPTSQGPTHKSSSPRNTGRWASSFLWCYRFGNRTEESGSPARAAVRGCGGGWATPGLWELAEAGTQKLSWSDCRSCLGGGLLAAIRVTCTGSCRVSNKANDSAWVVEESYFNSALSLADKGSLPAGEHSFPFQFLLPATAPTSFEGPFGKIVHQVRATIDTPRFSKDHQCSRVFYILSPLNLNSIPDIEQPNVASTTKKFSYKLVKTGSVVLTASTDLRGYVVGQVLRLQADIENQSGKDTSPVVASLLQKVSYKARRWIYDVRTIAEVEGAGVKAWRRAQWQEQVLVPALPQSALPGCSLIHVDYYLQVSLKQPEAVVTLPVFIGNIAVNHVPLSPRPGPGLVVPSAPPQEEAEAVASGPHFFSDPVSLSTKSHSQQQQLHAALGSVPHGAPEPRPQDGSPAPHPLPPPLCISTGATVPYFAEGSGGPVPTSSTLILPPEYSSWGYPYEAPPSYEQSCGGVDPGLTPGS, encoded by the exons ATGCCTGGACGACAGCAGCAGCCAGCCCCTGGCTCTGGCGACTCACTGGGCTCTCACCCTGGGCCAGAGGTCTTTCCCACTTCCCAAGGACCAACCCACAAGTCCTCGAGTCCCAGGAACACTGGGAGGTGGGCGTCGTCATTCCTCTGGTGTTATAGATTTGGAAACAGGACAGAGGAAAGTGGCTCTCCGGCCAGAGCTGCAGTGAGAGGATGCGGCGGAGGCTGGGCCACCCCAGGTCTGTGGGAGCTGGCGGAAGCAGGGACACAGAAATTGTCATGGTCAGACTGCAGGTCGTGCCTGGGAGGAGGGCTGCTGGCAG CCATCCGCGTGACCTGCACGGGGTCCTGCAGGGTCTCCAACAAGGCCAACGACTCGGCCTGGGTGGTGGAGGAGAGCTACTTCAACAGTGCCCTGTCTCTGGCCGACAAGG GGAGCCTGCCTGCTGGAGAGCACAGCTTCCCCTTCCAGTTCCTGCTTCCTG CCACGGCTCCCACGTCCTTCGAGGGCCCTTTTGGGAAGATTGTACACCAGGTACGGGCCACCATCGACACACCACGTTTTTCCAAGGATCACCAGTGCAGCCGTGTCTTCTACATCTTGAGCCCCCTGAACCTGAACAGCATCCCAGACATCGAG CAACCCAATGTGGCCTCCACCACCAAGAAGTTCTCCTACAAGCTGGTGAAGACGGGCAGCGTGGTCCTCACGGCCAGCACCGACCTCCGAGGCTATGTGGTAGGGCAGGTGCTGAGGCTGCAGGCAGACATTGAGAACCAGTCAGGCAAGGACACCAGCCCGGTGGTGGCCAGTCTGCTGCAG AAAGTGTCCTACAAGGCCAGGCGCTGGATCTATGACGTGCGGACCATCGCCGAGGTGGAGGGAGCCGGCGTCAAGGCCTGGCGGCGGGCTCAGTGGCAAGAGCAGGTTCTGGTGCCCGCCCTGCCCCAGTCTGCCCTGCCGGGCTGTAGCCTCATCCACGTGGACTACTATCTGCAG GTCTCCCTGAAACAACCGGAAGCTGTCGTGACGCTGCCGGTCTTCATCGGCAACATCGCTGTGAACCATGTTCCATTGAGCCCCCGGCCAGGCCCCGGCCTGGTGGTGCCCTCAGCGCCACCCCAGGAGGAGGCGGAGGCTGTGGCCAGCGGCCCTCACTTCTTCTCGgatcctgtctctctctccaccaAGAGCCactcccagcagcagcagctgcatgcaGCCCTTGGCTCTGTGCCCCATGGTGCCCCAGAACCCCGTCCTCAGGATGGCAGCCCTGCCCCGCACCCTCTGCCACCTCCCTTGTGCATCTCCACAGGTGCCACCGTGCCCTACTTTGCAGAGGGTTCTGGAGGTCCGGTGCCCACCTCCAGCACCCTGATCCTCCCCCCAGAGTACAGCTCGTGGGGCTACCCCTATG AGGCCCCACCGTCCTATGAGCAGAGCTGTGGTGGTGTGGACCCTGGCTTGACCCCGGGGAGCTGA
- the ARRDC1 gene encoding arrestin domain-containing protein 1 isoform X2 has product MGRVQLFEVRLNHGRVVYSPGEPLVGAVRVRLAAPLPFRAIRVTCTGSCRVSNKANDSAWVVEESYFNSALSLADKGSLPAGEHSFPFQFLLPATAPTSFEGPFGKIVHQVRATIDTPRFSKDHQCSRVFYILSPLNLNSIPDIEQPNVASTTKKFSYKLVKTGSVVLTASTDLRGYVVGQVLRLQADIENQSGKDTSPVVASLLQKVSYKARRWIYDVRTIAEVEGAGVKAWRRAQWQEQVLVPALPQSALPGCSLIHVDYYLQVSLKQPEAVVTLPVFIGNIAVNHVPLSPRPGPGLVVPSAPPQEEAEAVASGPHFFSDPVSLSTKSHSQQQQLHAALGSVPHGAPEPRPQDGSPAPHPLPPPLCISTGATVPYFAEGSGGPVPTSSTLILPPEYSSWGYPYGEWGPGAWWGGSAPGPMQTWLSPCRGPTVL; this is encoded by the exons ATGGGGCGGGTGCAGCTCTTCGAGGTCCGCCTGAACCACGGCCGCGTCGTCTACAGCCCGGGGGAACCGCTGGTGGGGGCCGTGCGCGTGCGCCTGGCGGCGCCGCTGCCCTTCCGAG CCATCCGCGTGACCTGCACGGGGTCCTGCAGGGTCTCCAACAAGGCCAACGACTCGGCCTGGGTGGTGGAGGAGAGCTACTTCAACAGTGCCCTGTCTCTGGCCGACAAGG GGAGCCTGCCTGCTGGAGAGCACAGCTTCCCCTTCCAGTTCCTGCTTCCTG CCACGGCTCCCACGTCCTTCGAGGGCCCTTTTGGGAAGATTGTACACCAGGTACGGGCCACCATCGACACACCACGTTTTTCCAAGGATCACCAGTGCAGCCGTGTCTTCTACATCTTGAGCCCCCTGAACCTGAACAGCATCCCAGACATCGAG CAACCCAATGTGGCCTCCACCACCAAGAAGTTCTCCTACAAGCTGGTGAAGACGGGCAGCGTGGTCCTCACGGCCAGCACCGACCTCCGAGGCTATGTGGTAGGGCAGGTGCTGAGGCTGCAGGCAGACATTGAGAACCAGTCAGGCAAGGACACCAGCCCGGTGGTGGCCAGTCTGCTGCAG AAAGTGTCCTACAAGGCCAGGCGCTGGATCTATGACGTGCGGACCATCGCCGAGGTGGAGGGAGCCGGCGTCAAGGCCTGGCGGCGGGCTCAGTGGCAAGAGCAGGTTCTGGTGCCCGCCCTGCCCCAGTCTGCCCTGCCGGGCTGTAGCCTCATCCACGTGGACTACTATCTGCAG GTCTCCCTGAAACAACCGGAAGCTGTCGTGACGCTGCCGGTCTTCATCGGCAACATCGCTGTGAACCATGTTCCATTGAGCCCCCGGCCAGGCCCCGGCCTGGTGGTGCCCTCAGCGCCACCCCAGGAGGAGGCGGAGGCTGTGGCCAGCGGCCCTCACTTCTTCTCGgatcctgtctctctctccaccaAGAGCCactcccagcagcagcagctgcatgcaGCCCTTGGCTCTGTGCCCCATGGTGCCCCAGAACCCCGTCCTCAGGATGGCAGCCCTGCCCCGCACCCTCTGCCACCTCCCTTGTGCATCTCCACAGGTGCCACCGTGCCCTACTTTGCAGAGGGTTCTGGAGGTCCGGTGCCCACCTCCAGCACCCTGATCCTCCCCCCAGAGTACAGCTCGTGGGGCTACCCCTATGGTGAgtgggggcctggggcctggtggGGAGGGAGTGCCCCGGGCCCTATGCAGACCTGGCTGTCTCCCTGCAGAGGCCCCACCGTCCTATGA